Genomic DNA from Terriglobia bacterium:
TCCGTTCTTGTCGAACCGATGAATGTAATCGCTGGCGTATCCGTCGGTCGCGTAAATGTCGCCGTTCGGAGCCACTGCGACTGAGGTCAGCCGCATGACGGGCCGTCCGTCCGGAGCCTTGTTTTTGAATTGATCCGGGATCGCCGAGGGCGGAATGGTCATGACCATTTTCCCATCCAACGTCATCTTGATCACCGCCTCCTTGTCCAGGCCCGCCCGCTTCTGATCTTCCGCAGTCAGGCCGGCCGCGAGCCGCGAGGCATAAATGTATTCGCCGTCGGGTTCCTTGCGGATAACAAATCCGTGCAGGTCAAAAGGAGCGTTCGGAACGTTGCGCAGGTATTTGCCGTCCGCCGAGTACACCTGCAGTCCCGGATTTGGACCCAGTACTGCGAAGCGCTGCCGCACCGTGCCCTCGACGTTGATGTAGACCTCGTTGGCCGAACTGACGGCCACAGTTCCGTGCATGCTGCCGATTTCGGTGCGGCCTTCCTGCAATTTCAACCAGTTCGGATCCGCCTTGTAATCGACACCGTTGCCCGCTACCGTCGCCATCGACAGAAGAGCGAGAACCAGTTTCATCATAATTTCTGTCCTCTTTAGAGATGAATTTCGAGCAAACTATACCACTAACATGGCAGTCCGATGATTCCTAACTCTCGTTGTCGGGTGTTCCTGTACCAGATCGAATGAACTCCCACTGAAGGTCAGTTGCGCCAAAGTTCAGCAGCAGGCCAAACGGAAAGGTTGTCGCATGCAGATAGGAGTTCATCTGTGCGATGTGCAACGGGATGAGACTGTGGTTCGCCTTGAGCTCGATGATCACCGTACCGTCCACAACCAAGTCGAGACGGTGCTTGCCGACAAGGCGATCGCCGTACCAGATCTTGACTGTCTTCTCCCGCTCCACCTGAAAGCCATCGTCCACGAGTTCGGCGATAAGCGCTCGTGTATAAATGCTCTCGATGAAACCGGGCCCAAGAGTGGTGTGGACTGCGCGTGCAGCTTTTAAAATTCGGAATGCGAGCTGGTCGCCTGGGTCCATCGCGCATTTCAGCCTCGTTGTTCGCGTCTGCGGCCTGTAGCAGGGTCGTCGATGTAATCGCCGACGGCCAGGGTTTCGAGCAGCGTGGCCCACATATTATGAAATCGCAACTCGTCTTTCGTCCAGAAGTCGAAGACGATCGTCGCGAGCGTCCGCCCGCCGCGAGCCAGGCAAACCCGCGTTTCGGCCTGCTGAAAGCGCATCGGATCGATGAAGCGCATTTGCCGCCATGCCGCTTCCATGGGTTGACGGAACAGAGTAAAGATCGGTCCGCGCTCCAGTATCCGCCGCTCACTGCCGTCGTCTGCGGTGACTTCGCTGAGCAATTCGCGAATGGGAAATCCCGCGATTGTGGGCAGGATGGTCCGGCATGAAACCAGAAGGCTGCATTCTGTCTCCGGAGGCTCGCGGTCGATAATCCGGATGTATTTTGAATCGAGACCGGGAATCCAGTC
This window encodes:
- a CDS encoding GxxExxY protein; protein product: MDPGDQLAFRILKAARAVHTTLGPGFIESIYTRALIAELVDDGFQVEREKTVKIWYGDRLVGKHRLDLVVDGTVIIELKANHSLIPLHIAQMNSYLHATTFPFGLLLNFGATDLQWEFIRSGTGTPDNES